The following coding sequences lie in one Glycine max cultivar Williams 82 chromosome 19, Glycine_max_v4.0, whole genome shotgun sequence genomic window:
- the LOC100809136 gene encoding transcription elongation factor SPT6 homolog isoform X3 — protein MADFIVDEEEVDENGAPMRQKKLKRKKTRQAPGVSSSALQEAQELFGDPDELILNRQKNLEMSEFRETRLEDEFEPIVLSEKYMTEKDDRIRELDIPERMQISDESTGAPPLDASSIDEESQWICKQLKDGAISWIPKKISNSQNNEEDDLPVDKDDIIRFLELHHVQKLDIPFIAMYRKEDCLSLLKDLEHPEAGDDNWDKNDKTPTLKWHKVLWALQDLDKKWLLLQKRKSALQSYYNKRFEEESRRVYDETRLNLNRQLFESVMRSLKEAGSEKEIDDVDSKFNLHFPPGEAGVDEGQYKRPKRKSMYSTFSKAGLWEVASRFGCSPEQLGLCLTEVNLQELEDPKETPEEMASNFTCAMYDTPEEVLKCARHMAAVEISCEPSIRKYVRSHFLDHAVVSTCPTADGNTTIDSFHQFAGVKWLREKPLSKFDDLQWLLIQKAEEEKLIQVIIKLPEQYLNKLIDQFNEYYISDSVSRSAQLWNDQRKLILHDAIFRFLLPSMEKEARGVLASKAKNWLLMEYGKALWTKVSVGPYQQKENDLGSDDEAAPRVMACCWGPGKPLTTFVMLDSSGEVLDVLYTGSLTFRSQNVNDQQRKKNDQERVLKFMTDHQPHVVVLGAVNLSCTRLKEDIYEVIFKMVEENPRDVGHEMDGLSIVYGDESLPRLYENSRISSEQLPSQQGIVRRAVALGRYLQNPLAMVATLCGPRKEILSWKLSPLESFLNPDDKFAMVEQVMVDVTNQVGLDINLAISHEWLFAPLQFVSGLGPRKAASLQRSLVRAGAIFTRKDFLTEHKLGKKVFVNAVGFLRVRRSGLAASSSQFIDLLDDTRIHPESYILAQELAKDVYEEDGTGDANDDDDALEMAIEHVRDRPSYLKNLDVEQYASGKKRQNKIQTFYDIKRELIQGFQDWRKQYEEPSQDEEFYMISGETEETLAEGKIVQVTVRRVQAQKAICGLESGMTGILLKEDYTDDWRDIIELSDRLHEGDMLTCKIKSIQKNRYQVFLVCKDSEMRSNRLQNNRDIDPYYHEDRSCFQSDQDKARKEKELAKKHFKPRMIVHPRFQNITADEAIEFLSDKDPGESIIRPSSRGPSYLTLTLKINDGVYAHKDIVEGGKEHKDITSLLRIGKTLKIGEDTFEDLDEVMDRYVDPLVAHLKAMLNYRKFRKGTKAEVDELLKMEKAEYPMRIVYSFGISHEHPGTFILTYIRSTNPHHEYIGLYPKGFRFRKKMFEDIDRLVAYFQRHIDDPQHDSAPSIRSVSAMVPMRSPATGGSSGASGGSGWGGGSNSEGGWRGHSYDRGDRSSTPGSKTGRGEYRNNGNQDEHPSGVPRPYGGGRGRGRGRGSYNNRGDNSNNERQDSGYGGRWGSNNTKDSDDGLSNFPGAKVQNSPGREAFPGGWGGGGSGGGGASNSDNGGWEQASGGAGPSDGEQGSSGWGSATKKAASGNGWGSGNSGGGW, from the exons ATGGCCGACTTCATTGTGGATGAAGAAGAAGTTGATGAGAATGGGGCTCCTATGAG GCAGAAGAAGctgaagagaaagaaaactaGGCAGGCTCCTGGAGTCTCTTCTTCAGCTCTACAAGAAGCTCAAGAATTATTTGGTGATCCAGATGAGTTGATTCTGAATCGCCAGAAAAATCTAGAAATGAGTGAATTTAGAGAGACTAGACTTGAAGATGAATTTGAGCCTATTGTTCTTTCTGAGAAATATATGACAGAGAAGGATGACCGGATTAGGGAGCTTGATATTCCCGAGAGAATGCAG atATCAGATGAGAGTACTGGTGCTCCTCCGTTGGATGCAAGTAGTATAGATGAAGAGAGTCAATGGATTTGCAAGCAACTTAAAGATGGAGCAATCTCTTGGATTCCCAAGAAGATTTCAAACTCCCAGAATAATGAAGAGGATGACTTACCAGTCGACAAGGATGATATTATCAGATTTTTGGAACTGCATCATGTGCAAAAATTAGAt ATTCCTTTTATTGCTATGTATCGGAAGGAGGACTGCTTAAGCCTATTAAAAGACCTAGAGCACCCTGAAGCTGGTGATGATAATTGGGATAAGAATGACAAGACACCTACTCTGAAATGGCACAAG GTACTTTGGGCTCTTCAGGACTTGGACAAGAAGTGGTTGCTTCTTCAGAAGCGGAAGAGTGCCCTCCAGTCATACTATAATAAACGGTTTGAAGAAGAGTCCCGTCGTGTGTATGATGAAACAAGACTAAACTTGAATCGTCAATTGTTTGAATCAGTTATGAGATCGCTGAAGGAAGCAGGATCTGAGAAGGAGATTGATGATGTTGACTCCAAGTTCAACTTGCATTTCCCACCTGGCGAAGCTGGTGTTGATGAAGGACAATACAAGAGGCCTAAAAGGAAGTCTATGTATAGCACTTTCAGTAAGGCTGGTCTTTGGGAGGTTGCAAGCAGGTTTGGATGTAGTCCTGAGCAACTTGGATTATGTCTAACTGAAGTTAACCTG CAAGAGTTGGAAGATCCAAAGGAAACACCAGAAGAGATGGCTTCCAACTTTACATGTGCTATGTATGATACCCCTGAAGAAGTACTTAAATGTGCCAGGCACATG GCAGCTGTTGAGATAAGTTGTGAGCCTAGCATTAGGAAATATGTACGTAGCCACTTTCTTGATCATGCAGTTGTCTCAACTTGTCCTACTGCTGATGGAAATACAACAATAGATTCTTTCCATCAATTTGCTGGGGTGAAGTGGCTGCGGGAGAAGCCTTTGTCTAAGTTCGATGATTTGCAATGGCTCCTTATACAGAAAGCAGAAGAGGAGAAACTCATTCAAGTTATTATTAAACTGCCTGAGCAGTATCTTAATAAGTTAATAGACCAATTCAATGAATATTATATTAGTGACAGTGTTAGCAGATCTGCTCAACTGTGGAATGATCAGAGGAAATTGATACTGCATGATGCCATTTTTCGATTCCTTTTACCATCAATGGAAAAAGAGGCAAGAGGTGTCTTGGCAAGTAAAGCAAAGAATTGGTTACTTATGGAATACGGGAAAGCCTTATGGACTAAGGTTTCTGTGGGACCTTATCAACAGAAGGAAAATGATCTTGGCTCAGATGATGAGGCTGCTCCTCGGGTTATGGCGTGCTGTTGGGGCCCTGGAAAGCCACTAACAACTTTTGTCATGTTAGATTCATCAGGTGAAGTGCTTGATGTGCTTTACACTGGGTCACTTACCTTTAGGTCACAGAATGTTAATGACCAACAACGGAAGAAGAATGACCAGGAACGGGTGTTGAAGTTTATGACCGATCACCAACCACATGTTGTTGTTTTAGGAGCAGTTAACTTGTCTTGCACCCGTTTGAAGGAAGATATATATGAG GTCATTTTTAAGATGGTGGAGGAAAATCCTAGAGATGTTGGGCATGAAATGGATGGGCTCAGCATTGTCTATGGGGATGAATCTCTTCCTCGTCTTTATGAAAATTCTAGAATTTCCTCTGAACAACTTCCTTCTCAACAAG GTATAGTGAGGCGAGCTGTTGCTCTTGGACGTTATCTCCAGAACCCATTGGCAATGGTTGCAACATTATGTGGACCTAGAAAGGAAATACTGTCATGGAAACTGAGCCCTTTGGAGAGTTTTCTCAACCCGGATGATAAATTTGCAATGGTCGAGCAGGTTATGGTAGATGTCACCAATCAGGTTGGCTTAGACATTAATTTAGCAATAAGTCATGAATGGTTATTTGCTCCGTTACAATTTGTTTCTGGGCTTGGTCCACGGAAGGCTGCATCCTTACAGAGATCCCTTGTAAGAGCTGGTGCAATTTTTACTCGGAAGGACTTTCTGACTGAACATAAACTTGGTAAAAAGGTGTTTGTCAATGCGGTTGGTTTCTTGCGTGTCCGGCGAAGTGGTTTAGCTGCTAGCAGCAGCCAATTTATTGATTTGCTGGATGATACACGAATTCATCCTGAATCTTATATTCTTGCACAAGAGTTGGCCAAAGATGTGTATGAAGAAGATGGCACAGGTGAtgcaaatgatgatgatgatgcactGGAGATGGCCATAGAGCATGTGAGAGACCGACCTAGTTATTTGAAAAACCTTGATGTTGAGCAATATGCTTCTGGGAAAAAACGTCAGAATAAAATACAAACTTTCTATGACATAAAAAGAGAATTGATTCAAGGTTTTCAGGATTGGCGTAAGCAATATGAAGAACCAAGTCAAGATGAGGAATTCTATATGATTTCAGGTGAGACTGAAGAGACCCTTGCTGAAGGCAAAATCGTCCAAGTCACAGTTCGCAGAGTGCAAGCCCAGAAAGCAATATGCGGGCTTGAATCTGGAATGACTGGAATCCTCTTGAAAGAAGACTATACAGATGACTGGAGAGATATAATTGAATTATCTGATAGGCTACATGAAGGTGACATGCTCACTTGTAAAATTAAGTCAATCCAAAAGAATAGGTATCAAGTCTTCCTTGTATGTAAGGATAGTGAAATGAGAAGTAATCGGTTACAGAATAACCGTGATATTGACCCCTATTACCATGAAGACCGAAGCTGTTTTCAGAGTGATCAAGACAAAGCTAGGAAAGAAAAGGAGCTTGCAAAAAAGCATTTCAAGCCAAGGATGATTGTTCATCCACGCTTTCAGAACATAACTGCAGATGAAGCAATAGAG TTCTTGTCTGACAAAGATCCTGGAGAAAGTATTATCCGTCCTAGTTCACGAGGACCTTCATATCTTACTTTAACTCTCAAAATTAATGATGGAGTATATGCCCATAAGGATATAGTTGAAGGTGGGAAGGAACACAAGGACATTACAAGCTTACTCCGAATTGGGAAGACACTAAAAATTGGAGAGGACACTTTTGAGGACTTAGATGAG GTTATGGACCGCTATGTTGATCCCTTGGTGGCTCACTTAAAGGCAATGTTAAACTATCGCAAATTCCGAAAGGGTACAAAAGCAGAAGTTGATGAACTTTTGAAGATGGAGAAAGCCGAGTATCCGATGCGCATAGTCTATAGTTTTGGCATCTCCCATGAACATCCTGGCACATTTATATTAACTTACATAAGAAGTACAAATCCACACCATGAGTACATTGGGCTTTACCCAAAAGGATTCAGGTTTAGGAAAAAGATGTTTGAGGACATCGATAGGCTTGTAGCATATTTTCAGAGGCATATTGATGATCCCCAGCATGATTCAGCCCCTTCGATTAGATCTGTGTCTGCTATGGTACCAATGCGAAGCCCTGCAACTGGTGGCTCATCTGGGGCATCTGGGGGTAGTGGTTGGGGTGGTGGTTCAAACAGTGAGGGTGGCTGGAGAGGTCACTCTTATGATAGGGGGGATCGATCATCTACTCCTGGTTCCAAGACAG GACGAGGTGAATACAGAAACAATGGGAATCAGGACGAACATCCTAGTGGAGTGCCTCGTCCATATGGTGGTGGACGAGGACGTGGTCGTGGCCGAGGTTCTTATAATAATAGAGGAGACAACTCCAATAATGAAAGACAGGACTCTGGTTATGGGGGCAGATGGGGTTCTAATAATACAAAGGATTCTGATGATGGTTTAAGCAATTTTCCAGGGGCCAAGGTTCAGAATTCTCCTGGAAGAGAAGCTTTTCCTGGTGGTTGGGGTGGTGGTGGAAGCGGTGGAGGTGGAGCTAGTAACAGTGACAATGGTGGCTGGGAACAAGCAAGTGGTGGTGCTGGTCCAAGTGATGGTGAACAAGGAAGCTCTGGCTGGGGATCTGCCACAAAGAAAGCAGCATCTGGGAACGGATGGGGGTCTGGAAATTCTGGCGGTGGTTGGTGA
- the LOC100809136 gene encoding transcription elongation factor SPT6 homolog isoform X1: MAKGVISDEEDDVELDEEEREPVDGDELEEGRDVDNEEEDEEEEGQDEYENDGFIVDDIEDEEEEDEEEERAESDDERQKKKKRKKKEEYVLDEDDYELLEDNNINIHRRKESKKFKRLKKGRRDTEEEPSGLSDEEEFVGSGKVGRTAEEKLKRSLFGDDEGAPLEDIAEEEEQGEEEEDADIGEDDEMADFIVDEEEVDENGAPMRQKKLKRKKTRQAPGVSSSALQEAQELFGDPDELILNRQKNLEMSEFRETRLEDEFEPIVLSEKYMTEKDDRIRELDIPERMQISDESTGAPPLDASSIDEESQWICKQLKDGAISWIPKKISNSQNNEEDDLPVDKDDIIRFLELHHVQKLDIPFIAMYRKEDCLSLLKDLEHPEAGDDNWDKNDKTPTLKWHKVLWALQDLDKKWLLLQKRKSALQSYYNKRFEEESRRVYDETRLNLNRQLFESVMRSLKEAGSEKEIDDVDSKFNLHFPPGEAGVDEGQYKRPKRKSMYSTFSKAGLWEVASRFGCSPEQLGLCLTEVNLQELEDPKETPEEMASNFTCAMYDTPEEVLKCARHMAAVEISCEPSIRKYVRSHFLDHAVVSTCPTADGNTTIDSFHQFAGVKWLREKPLSKFDDLQWLLIQKAEEEKLIQVIIKLPEQYLNKLIDQFNEYYISDSVSRSAQLWNDQRKLILHDAIFRFLLPSMEKEARGVLASKAKNWLLMEYGKALWTKVSVGPYQQKENDLGSDDEAAPRVMACCWGPGKPLTTFVMLDSSGEVLDVLYTGSLTFRSQNVNDQQRKKNDQERVLKFMTDHQPHVVVLGAVNLSCTRLKEDIYEVIFKMVEENPRDVGHEMDGLSIVYGDESLPRLYENSRISSEQLPSQQGIVRRAVALGRYLQNPLAMVATLCGPRKEILSWKLSPLESFLNPDDKFAMVEQVMVDVTNQVGLDINLAISHEWLFAPLQFVSGLGPRKAASLQRSLVRAGAIFTRKDFLTEHKLGKKVFVNAVGFLRVRRSGLAASSSQFIDLLDDTRIHPESYILAQELAKDVYEEDGTGDANDDDDALEMAIEHVRDRPSYLKNLDVEQYASGKKRQNKIQTFYDIKRELIQGFQDWRKQYEEPSQDEEFYMISGETEETLAEGKIVQVTVRRVQAQKAICGLESGMTGILLKEDYTDDWRDIIELSDRLHEGDMLTCKIKSIQKNRYQVFLVCKDSEMRSNRLQNNRDIDPYYHEDRSCFQSDQDKARKEKELAKKHFKPRMIVHPRFQNITADEAIEFLSDKDPGESIIRPSSRGPSYLTLTLKINDGVYAHKDIVEGGKEHKDITSLLRIGKTLKIGEDTFEDLDEVMDRYVDPLVAHLKAMLNYRKFRKGTKAEVDELLKMEKAEYPMRIVYSFGISHEHPGTFILTYIRSTNPHHEYIGLYPKGFRFRKKMFEDIDRLVAYFQRHIDDPQHDSAPSIRSVSAMVPMRSPATGGSSGASGGSGWGGGSNSEGGWRGHSYDRGDRSSTPGSKTGRGEYRNNGNQDEHPSGVPRPYGGGRGRGRGRGSYNNRGDNSNNERQDSGYGGRWGSNNTKDSDDGLSNFPGAKVQNSPGREAFPGGWGGGGSGGGGASNSDNGGWEQASGGAGPSDGEQGSSGWGSATKKAASGNGWGSGNSGGGW; encoded by the exons ATGGCCAAAGGCGTAATCTCAGACGAAGAAG ACGACGTCGAACTCGACGAGGAAGAGAGGGAACCCGTCGACGGTGACGAATTGGAAGAGGGTCGCGATGTAGACAACgaagaagaggacgaagaagagG AAGGGCAGGATGAATATGAAAACGATGGGTTTATAGTGGACGACATTGAGGACGAAGAGGAggaggatgaagaagaagagagagcaGAAAGTGATGATGAGcgacagaagaagaaaaagaggaagaaaaa GGAGGAGTATGTCCTTGATGAAGATGATTATGAATTGCTGGAGGACAATAATATCAATATTCATCGTCGgaag GAGAGCAAAAAGTTCAAGCGGCTGAAAAAAGGCAGGAGGGATACCGAGGAGGAGCCCTCTGGGCTGTCTGATGAGGAGGAGTTTGTTGGAAGTGGTAAAGTTGGGCGAACTGCTGAGGAGAAGCTTAAACGCAGTTTATTTGGTGATGATGAAG GAGCTCCACTTGAAGACATTGCTGAAGAGGAGGAGCaaggagaagaggaagaggatgcAGACATTGGAGAAGATGATGAAATGGCCGACTTCATTGTGGATGAAGAAGAAGTTGATGAGAATGGGGCTCCTATGAG GCAGAAGAAGctgaagagaaagaaaactaGGCAGGCTCCTGGAGTCTCTTCTTCAGCTCTACAAGAAGCTCAAGAATTATTTGGTGATCCAGATGAGTTGATTCTGAATCGCCAGAAAAATCTAGAAATGAGTGAATTTAGAGAGACTAGACTTGAAGATGAATTTGAGCCTATTGTTCTTTCTGAGAAATATATGACAGAGAAGGATGACCGGATTAGGGAGCTTGATATTCCCGAGAGAATGCAG atATCAGATGAGAGTACTGGTGCTCCTCCGTTGGATGCAAGTAGTATAGATGAAGAGAGTCAATGGATTTGCAAGCAACTTAAAGATGGAGCAATCTCTTGGATTCCCAAGAAGATTTCAAACTCCCAGAATAATGAAGAGGATGACTTACCAGTCGACAAGGATGATATTATCAGATTTTTGGAACTGCATCATGTGCAAAAATTAGAt ATTCCTTTTATTGCTATGTATCGGAAGGAGGACTGCTTAAGCCTATTAAAAGACCTAGAGCACCCTGAAGCTGGTGATGATAATTGGGATAAGAATGACAAGACACCTACTCTGAAATGGCACAAG GTACTTTGGGCTCTTCAGGACTTGGACAAGAAGTGGTTGCTTCTTCAGAAGCGGAAGAGTGCCCTCCAGTCATACTATAATAAACGGTTTGAAGAAGAGTCCCGTCGTGTGTATGATGAAACAAGACTAAACTTGAATCGTCAATTGTTTGAATCAGTTATGAGATCGCTGAAGGAAGCAGGATCTGAGAAGGAGATTGATGATGTTGACTCCAAGTTCAACTTGCATTTCCCACCTGGCGAAGCTGGTGTTGATGAAGGACAATACAAGAGGCCTAAAAGGAAGTCTATGTATAGCACTTTCAGTAAGGCTGGTCTTTGGGAGGTTGCAAGCAGGTTTGGATGTAGTCCTGAGCAACTTGGATTATGTCTAACTGAAGTTAACCTG CAAGAGTTGGAAGATCCAAAGGAAACACCAGAAGAGATGGCTTCCAACTTTACATGTGCTATGTATGATACCCCTGAAGAAGTACTTAAATGTGCCAGGCACATG GCAGCTGTTGAGATAAGTTGTGAGCCTAGCATTAGGAAATATGTACGTAGCCACTTTCTTGATCATGCAGTTGTCTCAACTTGTCCTACTGCTGATGGAAATACAACAATAGATTCTTTCCATCAATTTGCTGGGGTGAAGTGGCTGCGGGAGAAGCCTTTGTCTAAGTTCGATGATTTGCAATGGCTCCTTATACAGAAAGCAGAAGAGGAGAAACTCATTCAAGTTATTATTAAACTGCCTGAGCAGTATCTTAATAAGTTAATAGACCAATTCAATGAATATTATATTAGTGACAGTGTTAGCAGATCTGCTCAACTGTGGAATGATCAGAGGAAATTGATACTGCATGATGCCATTTTTCGATTCCTTTTACCATCAATGGAAAAAGAGGCAAGAGGTGTCTTGGCAAGTAAAGCAAAGAATTGGTTACTTATGGAATACGGGAAAGCCTTATGGACTAAGGTTTCTGTGGGACCTTATCAACAGAAGGAAAATGATCTTGGCTCAGATGATGAGGCTGCTCCTCGGGTTATGGCGTGCTGTTGGGGCCCTGGAAAGCCACTAACAACTTTTGTCATGTTAGATTCATCAGGTGAAGTGCTTGATGTGCTTTACACTGGGTCACTTACCTTTAGGTCACAGAATGTTAATGACCAACAACGGAAGAAGAATGACCAGGAACGGGTGTTGAAGTTTATGACCGATCACCAACCACATGTTGTTGTTTTAGGAGCAGTTAACTTGTCTTGCACCCGTTTGAAGGAAGATATATATGAG GTCATTTTTAAGATGGTGGAGGAAAATCCTAGAGATGTTGGGCATGAAATGGATGGGCTCAGCATTGTCTATGGGGATGAATCTCTTCCTCGTCTTTATGAAAATTCTAGAATTTCCTCTGAACAACTTCCTTCTCAACAAG GTATAGTGAGGCGAGCTGTTGCTCTTGGACGTTATCTCCAGAACCCATTGGCAATGGTTGCAACATTATGTGGACCTAGAAAGGAAATACTGTCATGGAAACTGAGCCCTTTGGAGAGTTTTCTCAACCCGGATGATAAATTTGCAATGGTCGAGCAGGTTATGGTAGATGTCACCAATCAGGTTGGCTTAGACATTAATTTAGCAATAAGTCATGAATGGTTATTTGCTCCGTTACAATTTGTTTCTGGGCTTGGTCCACGGAAGGCTGCATCCTTACAGAGATCCCTTGTAAGAGCTGGTGCAATTTTTACTCGGAAGGACTTTCTGACTGAACATAAACTTGGTAAAAAGGTGTTTGTCAATGCGGTTGGTTTCTTGCGTGTCCGGCGAAGTGGTTTAGCTGCTAGCAGCAGCCAATTTATTGATTTGCTGGATGATACACGAATTCATCCTGAATCTTATATTCTTGCACAAGAGTTGGCCAAAGATGTGTATGAAGAAGATGGCACAGGTGAtgcaaatgatgatgatgatgcactGGAGATGGCCATAGAGCATGTGAGAGACCGACCTAGTTATTTGAAAAACCTTGATGTTGAGCAATATGCTTCTGGGAAAAAACGTCAGAATAAAATACAAACTTTCTATGACATAAAAAGAGAATTGATTCAAGGTTTTCAGGATTGGCGTAAGCAATATGAAGAACCAAGTCAAGATGAGGAATTCTATATGATTTCAGGTGAGACTGAAGAGACCCTTGCTGAAGGCAAAATCGTCCAAGTCACAGTTCGCAGAGTGCAAGCCCAGAAAGCAATATGCGGGCTTGAATCTGGAATGACTGGAATCCTCTTGAAAGAAGACTATACAGATGACTGGAGAGATATAATTGAATTATCTGATAGGCTACATGAAGGTGACATGCTCACTTGTAAAATTAAGTCAATCCAAAAGAATAGGTATCAAGTCTTCCTTGTATGTAAGGATAGTGAAATGAGAAGTAATCGGTTACAGAATAACCGTGATATTGACCCCTATTACCATGAAGACCGAAGCTGTTTTCAGAGTGATCAAGACAAAGCTAGGAAAGAAAAGGAGCTTGCAAAAAAGCATTTCAAGCCAAGGATGATTGTTCATCCACGCTTTCAGAACATAACTGCAGATGAAGCAATAGAG TTCTTGTCTGACAAAGATCCTGGAGAAAGTATTATCCGTCCTAGTTCACGAGGACCTTCATATCTTACTTTAACTCTCAAAATTAATGATGGAGTATATGCCCATAAGGATATAGTTGAAGGTGGGAAGGAACACAAGGACATTACAAGCTTACTCCGAATTGGGAAGACACTAAAAATTGGAGAGGACACTTTTGAGGACTTAGATGAG GTTATGGACCGCTATGTTGATCCCTTGGTGGCTCACTTAAAGGCAATGTTAAACTATCGCAAATTCCGAAAGGGTACAAAAGCAGAAGTTGATGAACTTTTGAAGATGGAGAAAGCCGAGTATCCGATGCGCATAGTCTATAGTTTTGGCATCTCCCATGAACATCCTGGCACATTTATATTAACTTACATAAGAAGTACAAATCCACACCATGAGTACATTGGGCTTTACCCAAAAGGATTCAGGTTTAGGAAAAAGATGTTTGAGGACATCGATAGGCTTGTAGCATATTTTCAGAGGCATATTGATGATCCCCAGCATGATTCAGCCCCTTCGATTAGATCTGTGTCTGCTATGGTACCAATGCGAAGCCCTGCAACTGGTGGCTCATCTGGGGCATCTGGGGGTAGTGGTTGGGGTGGTGGTTCAAACAGTGAGGGTGGCTGGAGAGGTCACTCTTATGATAGGGGGGATCGATCATCTACTCCTGGTTCCAAGACAG GACGAGGTGAATACAGAAACAATGGGAATCAGGACGAACATCCTAGTGGAGTGCCTCGTCCATATGGTGGTGGACGAGGACGTGGTCGTGGCCGAGGTTCTTATAATAATAGAGGAGACAACTCCAATAATGAAAGACAGGACTCTGGTTATGGGGGCAGATGGGGTTCTAATAATACAAAGGATTCTGATGATGGTTTAAGCAATTTTCCAGGGGCCAAGGTTCAGAATTCTCCTGGAAGAGAAGCTTTTCCTGGTGGTTGGGGTGGTGGTGGAAGCGGTGGAGGTGGAGCTAGTAACAGTGACAATGGTGGCTGGGAACAAGCAAGTGGTGGTGCTGGTCCAAGTGATGGTGAACAAGGAAGCTCTGGCTGGGGATCTGCCACAAAGAAAGCAGCATCTGGGAACGGATGGGGGTCTGGAAATTCTGGCGGTGGTTGGTGA